One segment of Asaia bogorensis NBRC 16594 DNA contains the following:
- a CDS encoding mitochondrial fission ELM1 family protein produces the protein MSVAIIAEDFAGMRAQASGLVERAGLEWHFHPVRIGGVWRRIPTRFCPDPLRATAPIVLPGDTRLLVSVGGTGGAVGAALKKRTGLPLVQIQNPRMDAARFDLIVANVHDRMAGPNVVAARTALHGVTPAKLSDARILWESRLRTGKKALLSVLIGGANGRFSFGVNEAATLGAQLAGIVRTQDVTIALTPSRRTDPAALAVLREALDPSRAMIWDGQGDNPYLGMLACADMIAVTTDSVSMISEAAATTAPVLIIDLPGRSRRIRTFVETLAEAGRVRPFTGAWEPWAITPLDDTGRAADEMRRRLAL, from the coding sequence ATGAGTGTAGCCATCATTGCTGAAGATTTTGCCGGAATGCGCGCCCAGGCGAGCGGTCTTGTCGAGCGTGCGGGGCTGGAATGGCATTTTCACCCCGTGCGGATCGGGGGAGTCTGGCGCCGTATCCCCACGAGATTCTGCCCCGATCCGCTGCGTGCTACGGCACCGATCGTGCTGCCGGGCGACACCCGCCTGCTTGTCAGCGTTGGCGGGACAGGCGGGGCAGTCGGGGCAGCGCTGAAAAAGCGCACCGGCCTGCCGCTGGTGCAGATACAGAACCCCCGCATGGATGCGGCTCGCTTCGACCTGATTGTGGCCAATGTTCATGATCGCATGGCCGGACCCAATGTCGTGGCGGCCCGAACCGCCCTGCATGGCGTGACCCCCGCGAAGCTGTCCGACGCCCGGATCCTGTGGGAGAGCAGGCTGCGAACAGGCAAAAAGGCCCTCTTGTCCGTTCTGATTGGCGGCGCGAATGGCCGGTTCAGTTTTGGCGTCAATGAAGCCGCAACACTCGGCGCACAGCTTGCCGGGATCGTCCGGACGCAGGATGTGACGATTGCCCTTACACCCTCACGCCGAACCGATCCGGCAGCTTTGGCGGTGTTGCGCGAGGCGCTGGATCCGTCACGCGCCATGATATGGGACGGGCAGGGCGATAATCCCTATCTCGGTATGCTTGCCTGCGCCGATATGATTGCCGTGACGACGGACAGCGTGTCGATGATCTCGGAGGCCGCCGCCACGACAGCGCCGGTCTTGATCATTGATCTGCCGGGGCGTTCACGGCGTATCCGGACCTTTGTCGAGACGCTGGCCGAGGCCGGGCGCGTCCGTCCGTTCACGGGGGCGTGGGAGCCGTGGGCTATAACGCCGCTTGACGATACCGGCAGAGCGGCCGATGAAATGCGTCGGCGTCTCGCTCTCTGA
- a CDS encoding DEAD/DEAH box helicase: MSDVQDPAAFPFDPLVSAGLKQVGIEKPNEVQTRVWPELNDRRDVLLVAQTGSGKTAAYAAPAFQRLLSLSAERQPGAPRVLILAPTRELVTQIAGVCRQIGRRLPFRTRLLCGGLPKDAQIEALAEGVDIAVATPGRLIDLLASGACRLDLVSMLIVDEVDQMLDEDFLAAMDDIILHLPQERQAMLCSATLPPTGRALASRLLHKPVTLEFESQTVTPRRIKQRAMFVEAEEKLATLTRLCAETEGRQIVFLRTKASVDQIGKHLRKAGLPVTTLHGDLAQGARQKAVEALRSGRSMILLTTDVAARGLDIDDVALVLNYDLPEKAETYVHRIGRTARAGKRGAALSFCTRDERLLLRAIEKEIGYRISIVS, from the coding sequence ATGAGTGATGTTCAAGATCCTGCCGCCTTTCCATTCGACCCGCTGGTCAGCGCGGGCCTCAAGCAAGTGGGCATAGAGAAACCCAATGAGGTGCAGACCCGCGTCTGGCCCGAACTGAATGACAGGCGCGATGTGCTTCTTGTGGCACAGACCGGCTCTGGAAAGACCGCAGCTTATGCGGCGCCCGCCTTCCAGCGCCTTCTGTCGCTCTCCGCGGAACGGCAACCCGGCGCACCCCGTGTACTGATTCTGGCCCCGACCCGTGAGCTCGTGACCCAGATCGCCGGTGTATGCCGCCAGATCGGCAGACGCCTGCCCTTTCGCACGCGTCTGCTCTGCGGCGGCCTCCCCAAGGATGCGCAGATCGAGGCGCTGGCGGAAGGCGTGGATATTGCGGTTGCAACCCCTGGCCGCCTGATCGACCTCCTCGCCAGCGGCGCCTGCAGGCTCGACCTTGTCAGCATGCTGATCGTGGATGAGGTAGACCAGATGCTGGACGAGGATTTCCTCGCGGCAATGGATGATATCATCCTGCATTTACCGCAGGAACGTCAGGCCATGCTGTGCTCTGCCACGCTGCCGCCCACGGGCCGCGCCCTGGCCAGTCGCCTGCTCCACAAACCCGTCACGCTTGAATTCGAGAGCCAGACCGTCACGCCGCGTCGCATCAAGCAGCGCGCCATGTTTGTTGAGGCCGAGGAAAAGCTGGCCACCCTCACCCGCCTGTGTGCCGAAACCGAGGGACGCCAGATCGTGTTCCTGCGCACGAAGGCCTCGGTGGACCAGATCGGCAAGCATCTGCGCAAGGCAGGTCTGCCCGTCACAACGCTGCATGGCGATCTGGCACAGGGCGCTCGCCAGAAGGCGGTGGAGGCCCTGCGCAGCGGGCGCTCCATGATCCTGCTCACAACGGATGTCGCAGCGCGAGGGCTCGACATTGATGATGTGGCGCTCGTCCTCAATTACGACCTGCCCGAGAAGGCCGAAACCTATGTGCACCGCATTGGCCGCACGGCGCGGGCAGGCAAGCGCGGCGCGGCGCTATCCTTTTGCACGCGTGATGAGCGGCTTTTGCTGAGGGCGATCGAAAAGGAGATCGGCTACCGTATCAGCATCGTTTCCTGA